Proteins found in one Labrus bergylta chromosome 8, fLabBer1.1, whole genome shotgun sequence genomic segment:
- the fkbp14 gene encoding peptidyl-prolyl cis-trans isomerase FKBP14, with protein sequence MNIFHICSILPSLFVFVTGGKLPEPEVKIEVIHKPFMCYRKSKYGDMLLVHYDGFLESNGTRFHSSRNEGDKNPVWFTLGIKEVLKGWDKGLKDMCTGERRKLTVPPSLAYGKEGKGKIPPSSTLVFDIELMDIQNGPRSHESFRDMDLNDDWKLSRQEVTEYLKKEFEKHGYSPNDTHHEVMVDDIFKNEDEDKDGFISAREFTYQHDEL encoded by the exons AtgaatatttttcacatttgttcGATATTGCCctcactttttgtgtttgtcactgGGGGTAAACTACCCGAGCCAGAGGTGAAGATAGAAGTTATACACAAACCCTTCATGTGCTATCGTAAGTCAAAATACGGAGACATGCTTCTTGTTCACTACGATGGATTCTTGGAGAGCAATGGCACCAGGTTTCATTCAAG CCGCAATGAAGGAGATAAGAATCCAGTATGGTTCACTCTTGGGATCAAGGAGGTGCTCAAAGGTTGGGATAAGGGTCTCAAAGACATGTGCACAGGAGAGCGCAGAAAACTGACCGTCCCTCCATCTCTGGCTTATGGCAAGGAAGGAAAAG GCAAGATCCCTCCTAGTAGTACCCTCGTTTTTGACATCGAGCTCATGGACATCCAAAATGGTCCGAGGTCACATGAGTCTTTCCGGGACATGGATCTAAATGATGACTGGAAGCTCTCTCGACAGGAG GTGACGGAGTACCTGAAGAAAGAATTTGAGAAACATGGATACTCGCCTAATGATACACATCATGAAGTGATGGTGGATGACATCTTCAAAAATGAGGATGAGGATAAAGATGGTTTTATATCTGCAAGAGAATTTACCTACCAGCACGATGAGCTCTga
- the plekha8 gene encoding pleckstrin homology domain-containing family A member 8 isoform X2 produces the protein MEGTLYKWTNYISGWQPRWFVLDGGTLSYYDSQEDAWKGCKGSIKISVCEIQVHSSDSTRVDLTIPGEQYFYLRAINAAERQKWLVALGTAKACLTDNRTKREKELQENTEALKTKMSELRLYCDLLLQQVNRIKENDELGDTAETGIDTGNIVKSTCTTFLRTLEECMQIANRTFSTDMATQSPPGSPTDAALKPQKIKPGNHLSQNLEEKWSDLPEHSGETIAHETQSLDSGAEGPDEPDRPDHDSSPSDSEAANGTGLLLEEQVTPSLHTTQNTSEIEQYEQPTEGDEGSEEDDTKETEKEQKHKGDQIQEHDNNNQEVNAVQPQHQQEALPDQEEAQQEVDSSTEQEDTGQVETFFSTMSHRFSDIRLDDDNGIPTQEFLDSCYAIVPVLDKLGSTVFAPVKMDFVGNIKKIHQKLMSDPDSFPTLQSIVLHEVHRRVAKVRNSATEALLWLRRGLKFLKEFLSEVNAGEQDIQGALNNAYGKTLRQYHGWVVRGVFALALRAAPSYQNFSAALVSNEGDELKSSFISGVHRDLGVYLPAMEKQLAVLDALYDEYNLESDEVV, from the exons atgGAAGGAACGCTGTATAAATGGACCAATTACATAAGCG GATGGCAGCCACGTTGGTTTGTGCTCGATGGAGGAACTTTGTCTTACTATGACTCTCAAGAAGATGCCTGGAAAGGTTGCAAGGGCAGCATTAAAATCTCAGTTTGTGAAATCCAAG TTCATTCCTCTGACTCGACACGAGTTGACCTGACCATCCCAGGAGAGCAGTACTTTTACCTCAGAGCCATCAATGCAGCAGAGAGGCAAAAATGGCTGGTGGCACTGGGAACAGCCAAAGCCTGCCTGACGGACAACcggacaaagagagaaaaag AGCTCCAGGAAAACACAGAGGCGCTGAAAACTAAGATGTCAGAGCTCAGATTGTACTGTGACCTTCTCCTACAACAAGTAAACAGGATCAAGGAGAATGATGAGCTAGGAGACACAGCAGAG ACAGGCATAGACACGGGAAACATTGTGAAGTCTACATGCACAACTTTCCTTAGGACTCTAGAAGAATGCATGCAGATAGCAAATCGTACTTTCAGTACAGATATGGCAACACAGAGTCCACCAGGATCCCCTACAGATGCAGCCCTCAAGCCTCAGAAG attAAACCTGGCAATCATTTAAGTCAGAATCTTGAGGAAAA ATGGAGTGATTTACCTGAACACTCAGGAGAAACAATTGCACATGAAACCCAGAGCCTTGACTCTGGAGCAGAGGGACCAGATGAGCCTGATAGACCAGATCACGACTCTTCCCCATCAG ACAGCGAAGCAGCAAACGGCACTGGCTTGCTCCTCGAGGAGCAGGTCACTCCTTCTTTACACACTACCCAGAATACCTCTGAGATCGAACAGTACGAGCAACCAACAGAGGGGGATGAGGGAAGTGAAGAGGATGAtacaaaagagacagaaaaagagcagAAGCACAAAGGGGACCAAATTCAAGAGCATGACAACAATAACCAGGAAGTGAATGCTGTGCAGCCTCAGCACCAACAGGAAGCTCTTCCGGACCAAGAGGAAGCTCAGCAGGAAGTAGATTCTTCTACAGAGCAAGAAGACACAGGGCAGGTGGAAACTTTCTTCAGCACAATGAGTCACAG atttagtgATATAAGACTGGACGACGACAATGGTATCCCTACTCAAGAGTTTTTGGACTCATGCTATGCAATAGTGCCTGTATTAG ACAAGCTGGGCTCCACAGTGTTCGCACCAGTTAAAATGGATTTTGTTGGAAATATCAAG AAAATTCACCAGAAGCTGATGTCAGACCCCGACAGCTTCCCAACACTACAGTCCATTGTGCTGCATGAAGTCCACAGACGCGTTGCCAAGGTTCGCAACTCAGCCACCGAGGCTCTGCTGTGGCTCCGACGAGGCCTGAAGTTCCTCAAAGAGTTTCTGTCAGAGGTCAACGCAGGAGAACAAGACATTCAGGGAGCACTGA ATAACGCTTATGGAAAGACTCTTCGACAGTACCATGGATGGGTTGTGAGAGGCGTGTTTGCT CTGGCCCTACGAGCTGCCCCGTCTTATCAAAACTTCAGTGCCGCCCTGGTGTCAAACGAAGGCGACGAGCTGAAGAGCAGCTTCATCAGCGGCGTGCACAGAGACCTGGGAGTGTACCTGCCCGCCATGGAGAAGCAGCTGGCTGTCCTCGATGCTCTGTACGATGAATACAACCTGGAGTCAGATGAAGTGGTGTGA
- the plekha8 gene encoding pleckstrin homology domain-containing family A member 8 isoform X1, translating to MEGTLYKWTNYISGWQPRWFVLDGGTLSYYDSQEDAWKGCKGSIKISVCEIQVHSSDSTRVDLTIPGEQYFYLRAINAAERQKWLVALGTAKACLTDNRTKREKELQENTEALKTKMSELRLYCDLLLQQVNRIKENDELGDTAETGIDTGNIVKSTCTTFLRTLEECMQIANRTFSTDMATQSPPGSPTDAALKPQKQIKPGNHLSQNLEEKWSDLPEHSGETIAHETQSLDSGAEGPDEPDRPDHDSSPSDSEAANGTGLLLEEQVTPSLHTTQNTSEIEQYEQPTEGDEGSEEDDTKETEKEQKHKGDQIQEHDNNNQEVNAVQPQHQQEALPDQEEAQQEVDSSTEQEDTGQVETFFSTMSHRFSDIRLDDDNGIPTQEFLDSCYAIVPVLDKLGSTVFAPVKMDFVGNIKKIHQKLMSDPDSFPTLQSIVLHEVHRRVAKVRNSATEALLWLRRGLKFLKEFLSEVNAGEQDIQGALNNAYGKTLRQYHGWVVRGVFALALRAAPSYQNFSAALVSNEGDELKSSFISGVHRDLGVYLPAMEKQLAVLDALYDEYNLESDEVV from the exons atgGAAGGAACGCTGTATAAATGGACCAATTACATAAGCG GATGGCAGCCACGTTGGTTTGTGCTCGATGGAGGAACTTTGTCTTACTATGACTCTCAAGAAGATGCCTGGAAAGGTTGCAAGGGCAGCATTAAAATCTCAGTTTGTGAAATCCAAG TTCATTCCTCTGACTCGACACGAGTTGACCTGACCATCCCAGGAGAGCAGTACTTTTACCTCAGAGCCATCAATGCAGCAGAGAGGCAAAAATGGCTGGTGGCACTGGGAACAGCCAAAGCCTGCCTGACGGACAACcggacaaagagagaaaaag AGCTCCAGGAAAACACAGAGGCGCTGAAAACTAAGATGTCAGAGCTCAGATTGTACTGTGACCTTCTCCTACAACAAGTAAACAGGATCAAGGAGAATGATGAGCTAGGAGACACAGCAGAG ACAGGCATAGACACGGGAAACATTGTGAAGTCTACATGCACAACTTTCCTTAGGACTCTAGAAGAATGCATGCAGATAGCAAATCGTACTTTCAGTACAGATATGGCAACACAGAGTCCACCAGGATCCCCTACAGATGCAGCCCTCAAGCCTCAGAAG cagattAAACCTGGCAATCATTTAAGTCAGAATCTTGAGGAAAA ATGGAGTGATTTACCTGAACACTCAGGAGAAACAATTGCACATGAAACCCAGAGCCTTGACTCTGGAGCAGAGGGACCAGATGAGCCTGATAGACCAGATCACGACTCTTCCCCATCAG ACAGCGAAGCAGCAAACGGCACTGGCTTGCTCCTCGAGGAGCAGGTCACTCCTTCTTTACACACTACCCAGAATACCTCTGAGATCGAACAGTACGAGCAACCAACAGAGGGGGATGAGGGAAGTGAAGAGGATGAtacaaaagagacagaaaaagagcagAAGCACAAAGGGGACCAAATTCAAGAGCATGACAACAATAACCAGGAAGTGAATGCTGTGCAGCCTCAGCACCAACAGGAAGCTCTTCCGGACCAAGAGGAAGCTCAGCAGGAAGTAGATTCTTCTACAGAGCAAGAAGACACAGGGCAGGTGGAAACTTTCTTCAGCACAATGAGTCACAG atttagtgATATAAGACTGGACGACGACAATGGTATCCCTACTCAAGAGTTTTTGGACTCATGCTATGCAATAGTGCCTGTATTAG ACAAGCTGGGCTCCACAGTGTTCGCACCAGTTAAAATGGATTTTGTTGGAAATATCAAG AAAATTCACCAGAAGCTGATGTCAGACCCCGACAGCTTCCCAACACTACAGTCCATTGTGCTGCATGAAGTCCACAGACGCGTTGCCAAGGTTCGCAACTCAGCCACCGAGGCTCTGCTGTGGCTCCGACGAGGCCTGAAGTTCCTCAAAGAGTTTCTGTCAGAGGTCAACGCAGGAGAACAAGACATTCAGGGAGCACTGA ATAACGCTTATGGAAAGACTCTTCGACAGTACCATGGATGGGTTGTGAGAGGCGTGTTTGCT CTGGCCCTACGAGCTGCCCCGTCTTATCAAAACTTCAGTGCCGCCCTGGTGTCAAACGAAGGCGACGAGCTGAAGAGCAGCTTCATCAGCGGCGTGCACAGAGACCTGGGAGTGTACCTGCCCGCCATGGAGAAGCAGCTGGCTGTCCTCGATGCTCTGTACGATGAATACAACCTGGAGTCAGATGAAGTGGTGTGA
- the colq gene encoding acetylcholinesterase collagenic tail peptide encodes MTPLTLGLYLPLWFCYGLAQSSFLDSFISFPAALRPQEEQKRFNPCCLLSPPPPPLFPPPPSLWRRHAHIEGVSSNSGESESGTEDKGSACVRGLPGPAGPPGLQGPLGLPGIGGPKGEKGEIGRPGQKGRTGPPGLPGKQGPAGWPGPTGPKGEKGDPGLMGLPGARGPIGPRGLPGYKGEKGSRGDRGESGVKGDKGAMGFPGMLGQKGELGPKGEPGISGNRGPTGRPGKRGKQGTKGDLGNVGPMGPAGPQGPSGHPGPPGLPATGLYMVGSKGARGPPGPPGKCSCGSLSSFPYDDYPSRGNYAKVPAIFVVSNEEELERLNIENALAFRKDQRSLYFKDIDGWLPIQTFPFQLTPFQSMENAPDDEGYCGDGIVQISSGEECDDKNRVVTDGCVKCKHAYCGDGYRYEGAEECDGKDFGYQTCNSYLPGSYGHLKCTPYCVIDSTNCKYFT; translated from the exons ATGACTCCTCTAACACTTGGACTGTATCTGCCTCTGTGGTTCTGCTATGGCCTGGCTCAGTCCTCTTTTCTGGACAGCTTTATTTCATTCCCAGCAG CTCTCAGACcacaggaggagcagaagaggtTCAACCCATGCTGTTTACTGAGTCCGCCGCCACCCCCACTGTTTCCTCCACCCCCTTCACTTTGGCGCCGCCACGCTCAT ATTGAAGGTGTTTCATCGAACAGTGGAGAGTCAGAGTCGGGCACTGAGGACAAAGGTTCTGCATGTGTCCGAGGCCTCCCCGGGCCAGCTGGTCCCCCTGGCCTTCAG GGTCCACTTGGATTACCTGGGATAGGAGGGCCAAAGGGAGAAAAG GGAGAAATCGGAAGACCTGGGCAAAAG GGTCGGACAGGTCCTCCTGGACTTCCTGGGAAACAGGGACCAGCTGGATGGCCAGGACCAACTGGGCCCAAA GGTGAGAAAGGAGACCCGGGGTTGATGGGTTTGCCTGGTGCCAGAGGACCAATTGGGCCCCGA GGGTTACCAGGGTATAAAGGAGAAAAG GGTTCTCGAGGTGATCGTGGTGAGAGTGGAGTCAAAGGCGACAAG GGGGCGATGGGTTTCCCAGGAATGCTTGGACAGAAA GGTGAATTGGGTCCAAAAGGAGAACCTGGAATCTCAGGAAACAGAGGACCCACTGGGCGACCAGGAAAGAGAGGGAAGCAA GGCACGAAAGGAGACTTGGGCAATGTGGGTCCCATGGGACCTGCAGGCCCACAGGGACCTTCCGGCCACCCTGGTCCTCCTGGTTTACCTGCTACAG GACTGTACATGGTAGGATCGAAGGGTGCGCGAGGTCCACCAGGGCCTCCTGGAAAGTGTAGCTGCGGCTCTCTCAGTAGCTTCCCATATGATGATTATCCCTCAAGAGGAAACTATGCCAAAGTACCAGCG atATTTGTTGTGAGCAATGAGGAAGAACTGGAGCGTCTTAACATAGAGAACGCTCTTGCATTCCGTAAAGATCAGAGATCTCTCTATTTCAAAGACATCGATGGCTGGCTGCCAATCCAG ACTTTTCCATTCCAGCTGACACCGTTCCAGTCGATGGAAAATGCTCCTGATGACGAAGGTTACTGTGGCGATGGGATTGTGCAGATATCCAGCGGGGAGGAGTGTGATGACAAAAATCGAGTAGTCACTGACGGCTGTGTTA AGTGTAAACATGCCTACTGTGGAGATGGGTACCGCTATGAGGGGGCTGAAGAGTGTGATGGGAAGGACTTTGGATACCAGACATGTAATTCATACCTTCCAGG GTCATATGGTCACCTCAAATGCACACCATACTGTGTTATTGACTCCACAAACTGCAAGTACTTCACTTGA